Proteins from a genomic interval of Youhaiella tibetensis:
- a CDS encoding sensor histidine kinase — MLEADADTDLDRLTRLGARALGASLAYLGIVGPDGLQVRAAYGLDVSRWTHAYGLSPAAYAIADEAPFLLVADAVGDARFSSDAIVRDEPAVRSFLAYPVTVRGQRVGALCVLSQEPGLAPDADQIGQLNDIADLMGSCFELKHEARASARTAAALTREEWRHALTLEAGQVGSWVWDLRTDEMVVNDILRAMFGLEGVRNISAQALIEKIHPDDREGVDKAIQASFGEGVDYHAEFRVLGTDRWLVARGRVYQRDGAGKPLVMMGINLDVTETREAAEHQRLLLLELNHRVKNTLAMIQSLARQTMRRSPDPEAFIHAFSGRLRALSDSHAALSDRDWSGIGMEELIYMQMGDQLEHDTDRLRLAGPEVALPPDHALGLGIILNELMSNALRFGALSVPNGRVDVTWTVRSGPQRWVDLTWRERGGPEIAEPIEYGLGARLIERSLAKVLESSVELGFPPEGAEARISFPLSA; from the coding sequence GTGCTGGAAGCAGACGCAGACACCGATCTGGACCGGCTGACCCGACTGGGGGCACGAGCGCTAGGCGCATCCCTGGCCTATCTGGGCATAGTGGGGCCCGATGGGCTGCAGGTGCGCGCGGCTTATGGCCTTGACGTGTCACGCTGGACGCATGCGTATGGGCTTTCGCCCGCCGCCTATGCCATTGCGGATGAAGCCCCTTTTCTGCTGGTGGCCGACGCCGTCGGCGATGCCCGCTTTTCCAGCGACGCCATCGTCAGGGACGAGCCGGCGGTGCGCTCTTTCCTGGCCTACCCAGTAACCGTGCGGGGGCAGCGGGTCGGCGCACTTTGCGTGCTTTCGCAAGAGCCGGGCCTGGCGCCCGACGCCGATCAGATCGGGCAGCTCAACGATATTGCCGACCTCATGGGCTCCTGCTTCGAACTGAAGCACGAGGCGCGGGCGAGCGCGCGAACGGCTGCGGCGCTCACCCGGGAGGAGTGGCGGCATGCCCTTACGCTCGAGGCGGGCCAGGTGGGCAGCTGGGTCTGGGACCTGCGAACCGACGAGATGGTCGTAAACGACATCCTGCGCGCCATGTTCGGACTCGAAGGGGTGCGCAATATCTCAGCGCAGGCCTTGATCGAAAAGATACACCCCGATGACCGGGAGGGAGTCGACAAGGCAATCCAGGCTTCGTTCGGCGAGGGGGTCGACTATCATGCCGAGTTCCGGGTGCTCGGTACCGATCGCTGGCTGGTGGCGCGCGGGCGCGTCTATCAGCGCGATGGGGCCGGCAAGCCACTGGTGATGATGGGCATCAATCTCGACGTGACCGAGACGCGGGAAGCCGCCGAGCACCAGCGCCTGCTGCTGCTCGAGCTCAACCATCGGGTCAAGAATACCCTGGCCATGATTCAATCGCTGGCGCGCCAGACGATGCGGCGCAGCCCGGATCCCGAGGCGTTCATTCATGCCTTTTCCGGCAGGCTCAGGGCACTTTCGGATTCGCACGCCGCGTTGTCCGACCGGGACTGGTCCGGCATCGGCATGGAAGAACTCATCTACATGCAGATGGGCGACCAGCTCGAACACGATACCGACCGCCTCCGCCTGGCGGGGCCGGAGGTGGCGTTGCCGCCCGATCATGCCCTTGGCCTCGGCATCATCCTGAACGAGCTGATGTCCAATGCCTTGCGGTTCGGGGCCCTAAGTGTGCCCAACGGCCGGGTGGACGTCACCTGGACGGTCCGCAGCGGCCCGCAACGCTGGGTGGATTTGACCTGGCGCGAGAGGGGGGGGCCGGAAATCGCCGAGCCCATCGAATACGGCCTCGGCGCGCGCCTCATCGAGCGCAGCCTGGCCAAGGTCCTGGAGAGTTCGGTGGAGCTGGGCTTCCCGCCCGAAGGCGCGGAAGCCCGTATCTCGTTTCCGCTATCGGCCTAA
- a CDS encoding LysR substrate-binding domain-containing protein, giving the protein MAFTIRQLQYFIAVAEQGTVSGAAQTLSISQSAVTEAIKDLEQDLGVELFERHRRGLSITQKGHQFMRHATRILASVSDARRSFTDEEEPASGLLHLGVTSLVAGYVLSDLLARYRRAFPSVEVTAIEDNGDYLEHLLIGGELDVAVMVISNLRDRVALQAEIFETSPYRLWLPLGHRLGGADIINVADIASEPLIMLTVDETEEYTGKLLGALGARPHVAFRTRSVEAVRSLVATGAGIALLPDLIYRPWSLEGDRIESRDIAGSLPVVQVGMVWRRGSALPQAARDFIGIAQAQHARQRGRVVSE; this is encoded by the coding sequence ATGGCTTTCACGATCCGGCAGCTCCAGTACTTCATTGCCGTTGCCGAGCAGGGGACTGTGTCGGGTGCGGCGCAGACCTTGTCGATCAGCCAGTCGGCGGTGACCGAAGCCATCAAGGACCTCGAGCAGGACCTGGGCGTGGAACTCTTCGAGCGGCATCGGCGCGGGCTGTCGATCACCCAGAAGGGCCACCAGTTCATGCGCCACGCCACCCGCATCCTGGCCAGTGTCTCGGACGCGCGTCGCAGCTTCACCGACGAGGAGGAACCGGCTTCCGGGCTCCTGCACCTTGGCGTTACCTCGCTGGTGGCGGGCTATGTGCTTTCGGACCTGCTGGCGCGTTATCGCCGGGCCTTTCCAAGTGTGGAAGTGACGGCGATCGAGGACAATGGCGACTACCTCGAGCACCTACTGATCGGCGGCGAACTGGATGTGGCGGTGATGGTGATTTCGAACCTGCGCGACCGGGTTGCGTTGCAGGCGGAGATTTTCGAGACATCGCCCTATCGCCTCTGGCTGCCGCTCGGCCATCGCCTGGGCGGAGCCGATATCATCAACGTCGCCGACATTGCCAGCGAGCCGCTGATCATGCTCACGGTCGACGAGACAGAGGAATATACCGGCAAGCTGCTGGGGGCCCTGGGTGCCCGTCCCCACGTGGCATTTCGGACGCGGTCGGTCGAGGCGGTCCGCAGCCTCGTGGCGACGGGCGCCGGCATAGCGTTGCTACCCGACCTCATCTATCGGCCGTGGTCGCTTGAAGGGGACCGCATCGAAAGCCGGGATATTGCCGGCTCCCTGCCGGTCGTGCAGGTCGGCATGGTCTGGCGGCGCGGGTCGGCCCTGCCGCAGGCGGCACGTGACTTCATCGGCATTGCCCAGGCCCAGCACGCGCGCCAGCGCGGGCGTGTGGTATCGGAATAA
- a CDS encoding phage holin family protein, translating into MHLFAQFATLFGLEAEALVDRAKSQAIVAGAIGFFALIAVAFLLVAAYLGLAGWLGPIWGALAIAGAAIVIALVIYVWARMAEANRKRIAAERRRQSEANSLITTAALTAIPMALSSPTIRRVGLPLAALAAVIFFSRHERPPGESQD; encoded by the coding sequence ATGCACCTGTTCGCCCAGTTCGCAACGCTTTTCGGCCTCGAAGCCGAAGCGCTGGTGGATCGCGCCAAGAGCCAGGCCATCGTCGCCGGAGCGATCGGCTTTTTCGCCCTGATCGCCGTGGCGTTCCTGCTGGTGGCGGCTTATCTGGGGCTGGCCGGTTGGCTTGGCCCGATCTGGGGTGCCCTCGCTATTGCCGGAGCGGCCATCGTCATCGCGCTCGTGATCTATGTCTGGGCGCGCATGGCCGAAGCCAATCGCAAGCGGATCGCCGCGGAACGCCGCCGGCAGAGCGAGGCCAACAGCCTCATCACCACGGCGGCTCTCACTGCCATCCCCATGGCCCTTTCCTCCCCGACAATCCGGCGTGTCGGCCTGCCGTTAGCCGCGCTGGCGGCGGTGATCTTCTTTTCGCGCCACGAGCGACCGCCCGGCGAAAGCCAGGATTAG
- a CDS encoding DUF883 family protein, producing the protein MASTGDLAPNRTTQRKASTSNGAANRAALAKREEHLEEMVNQLQEDIKAIAATLARMGNDKVSTAKETAKHEASKVVAQGQQMVDDLSGQAGELERQLKDTIRERPLTAVASAVGIGFILALLARK; encoded by the coding sequence ATGGCCAGCACCGGCGACCTAGCACCGAACCGCACGACCCAGCGCAAGGCGAGCACCAGCAACGGCGCAGCCAATCGCGCGGCTCTCGCCAAGCGCGAGGAACATCTTGAAGAGATGGTCAACCAGCTTCAGGAAGACATCAAAGCCATTGCCGCCACCCTGGCACGCATGGGCAACGACAAGGTCTCGACCGCCAAGGAAACCGCCAAGCACGAAGCGAGCAAAGTGGTGGCCCAGGGACAGCAGATGGTTGACGATCTTTCCGGCCAGGCCGGGGAACTCGAACGCCAGCTCAAGGACACGATTCGCGAGCGTCCGCTGACTGCCGTCGCTAGCGCGGTCGGCATCGGTTTCATCCTGGCCCTGCTTGCCCGGAAATAA
- a CDS encoding DUF3309 family protein has product MTLGTILLIIIILVLVGALPTWGYSRGWGYYPSGIVGIILVVVLILLLMGRI; this is encoded by the coding sequence ATGACCCTTGGCACCATACTGCTCATCATCATCATTCTGGTGCTCGTTGGCGCCCTGCCGACCTGGGGTTACAGCCGGGGCTGGGGTTACTACCCATCAGGCATCGTCGGCATCATCCTTGTGGTGGTGCTCATCTTGCTGCTGATGGGACGCATATAG